In the Marinobacter sp. F4206 genome, one interval contains:
- a CDS encoding mannose-1-phosphate guanylyltransferase/mannose-6-phosphate isomerase — MIHPVIMAGGTGSRLWPLSRQLNPKQFLKLTDSPLSMLQSTVARLEGMDAEKPLLICNEEHRFLAAEQMRQSGMEDARIILEPCGRNTAPAIALAAIQLCEHASNDNPLMLVLAADHLIQDTEAFQQGVAKAIPLAEQGKLVTFGIVPSHPETGYGYIHRGTELANDCYSVDKFVEKPDLDTANTYLASGDYLWNSGMFLFSARDYLKELETHRPDILSACRSAIADPSEDLHFTRVNPQLFAECPSESVDYAVMEKTDKAAVVALDAGWSDIGSWSALWDVSTKDEAGNSLTGDVIARDTANTLVRADSRLVATVGVDNLVIIETKDALLVAHKDKVQDVKTVVEQIRNDGRHEHMNHREVYRPWGVYDSIDNGARYQVKRITVKPGAKLSVQMHHHRAEHWIVVSGTARVTNGEKTYLVTENQSTYIPVGQVHSLENPGVIDLELIEVQSGSYLGEDDIVRYEDRYGRK; from the coding sequence ATGATTCACCCTGTCATTATGGCCGGCGGCACCGGTTCCCGGCTCTGGCCCCTGTCGCGACAACTGAATCCAAAGCAGTTTCTGAAGCTGACGGACAGCCCCCTGTCCATGCTGCAATCAACTGTCGCCCGGCTTGAGGGCATGGACGCTGAAAAACCGCTGCTGATCTGTAATGAGGAGCACCGGTTCCTGGCCGCCGAGCAGATGCGGCAATCCGGTATGGAAGATGCCCGGATCATCCTTGAACCGTGCGGACGAAACACGGCGCCTGCCATTGCCCTGGCGGCGATTCAATTGTGCGAGCACGCCAGCAATGACAACCCGCTGATGCTGGTTCTGGCCGCCGACCATCTCATCCAGGATACCGAGGCATTCCAGCAAGGGGTTGCCAAGGCGATTCCACTGGCGGAACAAGGCAAACTGGTCACTTTCGGTATCGTGCCGAGTCACCCGGAAACCGGCTATGGCTACATTCATAGGGGAACCGAGCTGGCAAACGATTGCTACTCCGTAGACAAATTTGTTGAAAAGCCGGACCTCGACACGGCCAATACCTACCTGGCCTCCGGCGACTACCTCTGGAACAGCGGAATGTTCCTGTTTTCCGCCCGGGACTACCTGAAAGAACTGGAAACCCATCGTCCTGACATTCTCTCCGCCTGCAGGTCCGCGATCGCGGACCCAAGCGAAGACCTTCACTTCACTCGGGTAAACCCTCAGCTGTTTGCGGAGTGTCCCTCCGAATCGGTGGATTACGCCGTCATGGAGAAAACCGACAAGGCGGCTGTCGTCGCTCTTGATGCGGGCTGGAGCGATATTGGCTCCTGGTCAGCCCTCTGGGACGTCAGCACCAAGGATGAAGCCGGCAACAGCCTGACCGGCGACGTCATTGCCCGGGATACCGCCAACACTCTGGTTCGCGCCGACAGTCGTCTGGTCGCGACAGTTGGTGTCGACAACCTGGTCATCATCGAAACCAAAGATGCACTTCTTGTCGCGCACAAAGACAAGGTGCAGGACGTGAAAACCGTGGTCGAACAGATTCGCAATGATGGTCGCCACGAGCACATGAACCACCGGGAAGTCTACCGCCCCTGGGGCGTATACGACTCCATCGATAACGGTGCCCGTTACCAGGTCAAACGCATTACCGTGAAGCCGGGCGCCAAGCTGTCGGTCCAGATGCACCATCATCGCGCTGAACACTGGATCGTGGTGAGTGGCACCGCACGGGTGACCAATGGCGAGAAAACCTATCTGGTCACGGAAAACCAGTCCACCTACATTCCGGTTGGCCAGGTGCATTCACTGGAAAATCCGGGGGTGATCGACCTTGAGTTGATTGAGGTGCAGTCTGGCTCTTACCTGGGCGAAGACGACATTGTCAGGTACGAGGACCGGTACGGACGTAAATGA
- a CDS encoding lysophospholipid acyltransferase family protein: MSKLKYFIIAGLLRMAGGLSLANAQRIGKWLGLLIWKLPTKSRQVTDTNLSICLPDLNEAEREATSRASMIQTGQTMLEVPLMWEWPVQKCLDLVKETEGLELIDEALSGEEGLILLAPHLGNWELAGLFFSSRYKMAALYSPPNMPEFEDYMIKVRGRLGSELVRGDRRGLARLASILREGGVAGILPDQSPRGKGNAFAPFFGMEVKTMTLVSKLIQRTGANVLITFAERLPNARGFRIVVRRTEAGLGDKDPVVATTALNRSIEHCVLEIPEQYQWEYKRMRHRPPGETNPYNPDRVC; this comes from the coding sequence ATGAGCAAACTCAAGTACTTCATCATCGCCGGCCTGCTGAGAATGGCCGGCGGCTTATCGTTGGCCAACGCCCAGAGGATCGGAAAATGGCTCGGCCTGCTGATCTGGAAACTGCCGACCAAGTCCCGACAGGTGACCGACACCAACCTGTCTATCTGCCTGCCCGATCTGAACGAAGCGGAACGTGAGGCGACGTCCCGGGCCTCCATGATCCAGACCGGTCAGACCATGCTCGAGGTTCCGCTGATGTGGGAATGGCCCGTGCAGAAATGCCTGGATCTGGTCAAAGAAACCGAAGGCCTGGAACTCATTGACGAAGCCCTGTCTGGAGAGGAGGGACTGATCCTTCTTGCCCCTCACCTGGGAAACTGGGAGCTGGCCGGGCTCTTCTTTTCGTCCCGGTACAAGATGGCAGCCCTGTACAGTCCGCCCAACATGCCCGAGTTCGAAGATTACATGATCAAGGTCCGCGGGCGCCTTGGTTCGGAACTCGTTCGCGGAGACCGGCGCGGGCTGGCGAGACTGGCATCAATACTCCGGGAAGGTGGCGTCGCTGGGATATTGCCGGACCAGTCGCCCAGGGGCAAAGGCAACGCCTTTGCGCCTTTTTTTGGCATGGAAGTAAAAACCATGACCCTGGTTTCCAAGCTGATCCAGCGAACAGGCGCCAACGTTCTTATCACTTTCGCCGAGCGTCTTCCGAACGCCCGCGGCTTTCGGATTGTTGTCAGAAGAACGGAAGCGGGCCTGGGGGACAAGGATCCGGTTGTCGCAACAACCGCCCTGAACCGCTCGATCGAGCACTGTGTTCTCGAAATCCCCGAACAATACCAGTGGGAATACAAGCGCATGCGTCACCGCCCCCCAGGAGAGACCAACCCCTATAATCCCGACCGGGTATGCTGA
- a CDS encoding O-antigen ligase family protein: protein MTVSTRTLPLALLMAGLGGALLSSSILAGATLLLAIAGGVFIARKSPYKAGWDTPKELRLLHFAFWFFVLVSAWSWMLEGFDYEGGKTLGSHARFLVFWPLVIALSYIRLRAQTMFIAIGLVSLSALIAFASALADQSWSIDRILNMRFGGGINPISFGNLALLGSVMTLVGASFFLRTGRKIPAAFFVVVGVLAAVISMLSETRSNLVALPFLLLVCLPLVGGKARMAGLILIPAILGLAIVSGDRMSHSIEALMNGSALDNGIEIRFEVWGLAWEMFKDHPWTGVGLGGYTHAIESAVANGTAPQYLLTCCSGHAHSDFFNNAATSGIPGILSWALLIFIPLTIFVRHLFSRHLPAAHLAAAGALVSTGYFFFGLTEATFNRNLFLTFYLLSVAAIASALFYELSASYVRQRNRKVSATIITKNEEAHIADCLRSARLVADEVIVLDSGSSDRTAEIAREYADIVEVTDWPGFGIQKQRALEKATGEWVLSLDADERVTPELAREINHHLADPDADAYKLPWAVTIYGTRLDFGRSGRAPLRLFRREGVSFSDALVHERILIPEGRKIKTLRGRLTHYTHRDFGHSLEKSAKYAWLGSLEKHRKGKKTRTMVYPTLRGLMTFVQVYFIRFGFLDGAVGYLTAVTYAQVTFNKYAGLWTLSRDKNIASADE from the coding sequence ATGACCGTGTCCACCCGGACTTTACCACTCGCCTTGCTTATGGCCGGACTTGGCGGAGCCCTTCTGTCCTCGAGCATCCTGGCTGGCGCCACTCTGCTTCTGGCAATTGCCGGCGGTGTGTTCATCGCCCGTAAATCCCCGTACAAGGCAGGCTGGGATACGCCGAAAGAGCTGCGTTTACTGCATTTCGCGTTCTGGTTTTTTGTCCTGGTCAGCGCCTGGTCGTGGATGCTCGAGGGTTTTGATTACGAGGGTGGCAAGACCCTCGGCAGCCATGCACGATTCCTTGTTTTCTGGCCACTGGTCATCGCGCTCAGCTACATCCGATTAAGAGCCCAAACGATGTTTATCGCGATCGGTCTTGTCTCCCTGTCGGCTCTCATTGCCTTTGCGTCAGCGCTTGCAGACCAGTCCTGGTCCATTGACCGCATTCTGAACATGCGCTTTGGCGGCGGCATCAATCCAATCAGTTTTGGCAACCTGGCACTACTGGGCAGTGTAATGACGCTGGTCGGCGCTTCATTCTTCCTGCGGACCGGGCGAAAAATACCGGCAGCCTTTTTCGTCGTGGTTGGCGTGTTGGCGGCTGTTATATCCATGCTTTCCGAAACCCGGAGCAATCTGGTGGCACTCCCCTTTCTTCTGCTCGTTTGCCTCCCTCTTGTTGGTGGAAAAGCACGAATGGCCGGCCTGATACTGATACCCGCCATTCTTGGCTTGGCAATTGTATCCGGCGACCGCATGTCCCATTCCATCGAGGCACTGATGAACGGGAGCGCGCTCGATAATGGCATCGAGATACGCTTCGAGGTCTGGGGGCTGGCGTGGGAGATGTTCAAGGACCATCCATGGACGGGCGTCGGGCTGGGCGGCTACACCCACGCCATCGAATCCGCTGTCGCTAATGGAACCGCGCCTCAATACCTGCTCACCTGCTGTTCAGGACACGCCCACAGCGACTTCTTCAATAATGCAGCCACCAGTGGCATTCCCGGCATCCTGAGCTGGGCCCTGTTGATCTTCATACCGCTGACGATATTTGTCCGGCATCTTTTCAGTCGGCATCTCCCCGCCGCGCACCTCGCCGCCGCAGGCGCCTTGGTCAGTACCGGCTATTTTTTCTTTGGCCTGACGGAAGCCACGTTCAATCGTAACCTGTTCCTGACCTTTTACCTGCTTTCCGTCGCGGCCATTGCCTCGGCCCTGTTTTATGAGCTCAGCGCCTCCTACGTTCGGCAGCGAAACCGCAAGGTGTCCGCGACCATTATTACCAAGAACGAAGAAGCGCATATTGCCGACTGCCTGAGGTCGGCGCGACTGGTCGCAGACGAAGTTATCGTGCTGGACAGCGGAAGCTCAGACCGAACCGCAGAAATCGCGAGGGAGTACGCCGACATCGTCGAGGTCACCGATTGGCCAGGCTTCGGGATACAGAAGCAACGGGCCCTGGAGAAAGCCACCGGGGAATGGGTGCTGTCACTGGATGCCGATGAGCGTGTGACGCCGGAACTGGCCCGGGAAATCAATCACCACCTTGCCGATCCTGACGCCGATGCCTACAAACTGCCCTGGGCCGTTACGATCTATGGCACACGTCTCGACTTCGGTCGCAGCGGCCGTGCGCCCCTTCGCCTGTTCCGGCGCGAGGGCGTGAGCTTTTCCGATGCCCTGGTCCATGAGCGCATCCTGATACCGGAAGGCCGGAAAATAAAAACCCTGCGAGGTCGACTGACCCACTACACCCATCGGGATTTCGGTCACTCCCTGGAAAAAAGCGCCAAATACGCCTGGCTTGGCTCACTGGAAAAACACCGCAAGGGCAAGAAAACCCGCACAATGGTATACCCGACCCTGAGGGGCCTGATGACCTTTGTTCAGGTGTATTTCATCCGTTTTGGCTTTCTTGATGGCGCAGTCGGGTATTTAACGGCGGTGACCTATGCCCAGGTCACGTTCAATAAATATGCGGGCTTATGGACGCTGTCGCGGGACAAAAACATTGCCAGTGCAGATGAATGA
- a CDS encoding alpha-2,8-polysialyltransferase family protein, which yields MNRNQGCINVFVASTPLQLIGCSEAREHYGCASDSCVLIVARPDNKETESQMAFLADSLGWKGQDTVFLGKTSFYFRLGSIFRRLSGCLIARLFIGNKNSWVHEIFYLGLDSAQVIFVDDGLATVKYYHAIHDESFHPRISSGKRRVLAAMGIQLTAERDTGTVAFFTCFPLPDSERISIEIHDFPLFRRTFKTDVSNSGNRPVVAFLGQPFGGEERLERLKMQIQLVVQRHKNARILYFLHRKEVPGELERVLGAFPVEIRQAGRPIEVEVAMSGESYLGFYSFASTALFTIKKIFPEMQVFQIDDKILASSLPYYDEIVEMLHGIGVQTTGLHSFVVPK from the coding sequence TTGAACCGCAACCAGGGTTGCATCAATGTTTTCGTTGCCAGTACACCGTTGCAGCTCATCGGCTGTTCCGAGGCTCGCGAGCATTATGGATGTGCGAGTGACTCCTGTGTGTTGATTGTGGCGAGGCCTGACAACAAAGAGACAGAGTCTCAGATGGCTTTCCTGGCGGATTCTTTGGGCTGGAAAGGTCAAGATACTGTCTTCTTGGGAAAGACGTCGTTTTATTTCAGGCTTGGCTCCATTTTTCGGCGGCTGTCAGGTTGTTTGATAGCTCGTCTCTTCATCGGGAACAAGAACAGCTGGGTTCACGAGATCTTCTATCTTGGTTTGGATAGCGCCCAGGTCATCTTTGTGGATGATGGTCTGGCGACCGTGAAGTATTACCACGCCATTCACGATGAAAGTTTCCATCCGCGAATTTCGAGTGGGAAGAGAAGGGTGCTGGCTGCCATGGGAATTCAGCTTACTGCTGAACGCGATACTGGTACCGTCGCCTTTTTTACTTGCTTCCCCTTGCCTGATTCCGAGCGAATTAGTATCGAAATTCACGATTTTCCCTTGTTTCGACGGACGTTCAAAACCGATGTCTCAAATTCGGGAAACAGGCCGGTAGTGGCCTTTTTGGGGCAGCCCTTTGGAGGGGAGGAGCGGCTGGAGCGACTGAAGATGCAGATTCAGCTTGTAGTCCAGCGGCACAAAAATGCCCGAATCCTGTATTTCCTGCACAGAAAGGAAGTTCCTGGGGAGCTTGAGAGGGTACTTGGAGCATTTCCGGTGGAAATACGGCAAGCCGGACGCCCAATTGAAGTTGAGGTAGCCATGTCAGGAGAGTCCTACCTTGGGTTCTACAGTTTCGCCTCAACTGCTCTGTTCACGATCAAGAAGATTTTTCCTGAGATGCAGGTTTTTCAGATAGATGACAAGATCCTTGCTTCCAGCCTTCCCTACTACGATGAGATAGTCGAGATGCTGCATGGTATCGGTGTTCAGACAACGGGTTTACATTCGTTCGTGGTGCCGAAATAG
- a CDS encoding CDP-glycerol glycerophosphotransferase family protein → MRRYLFFVNQPYSYSILRPLQEEIRRRGGEAAWFVAGCTAEPLGPDERHLKTVKEVMEFNADATFVPGDWVPYFFPGIKVEVFHGMARNKRGHNSEAESDHYRIRGWFDLYCTHAETDTAKFQQLAELHQHFAVAHTGWPKLDSLLQKQVQGPRARGQGELPVVFYASTFSRSVTSAPALVEKIAELASSGRWKFIVTLHPKMEASVVEQYRSLAGENLRFVESDEDLLPILPQADVMLCDTSSIMFEFMFLDRPVVTFRTKMPGPYLIDVDNVRDVEPALEKALKYPGELMDETRKLCDELHSFRDGHSSGRVLDAVDDFLVNKQAGLRRKPLNLLRKVKVRRRLRRELKKQSVSSQ, encoded by the coding sequence ATGCGCCGATACCTTTTTTTTGTAAATCAGCCCTATTCCTACTCGATTCTTCGTCCGCTCCAGGAAGAGATTCGTCGGCGGGGTGGGGAAGCGGCCTGGTTCGTAGCGGGATGCACGGCAGAGCCTCTGGGACCGGATGAGCGTCACCTCAAGACCGTAAAAGAGGTGATGGAATTTAACGCTGATGCGACCTTCGTGCCTGGCGACTGGGTTCCCTATTTTTTTCCGGGTATCAAGGTCGAAGTATTTCACGGAATGGCGCGCAACAAGCGTGGTCACAACAGTGAGGCTGAAAGCGACCACTATCGTATTCGGGGATGGTTTGATCTCTACTGCACTCACGCAGAGACGGATACCGCCAAATTCCAGCAGCTGGCTGAATTACACCAGCACTTTGCGGTTGCCCACACCGGCTGGCCGAAACTGGATTCTTTGTTGCAGAAACAGGTTCAAGGACCGCGTGCGCGTGGACAGGGTGAACTGCCTGTCGTGTTCTACGCATCGACCTTCAGCCGATCCGTGACATCGGCGCCAGCTCTGGTGGAAAAAATAGCAGAACTTGCATCAAGTGGGCGATGGAAATTTATTGTTACGCTTCACCCCAAAATGGAAGCGTCAGTCGTCGAGCAATACCGCAGCCTGGCCGGAGAGAATCTTCGCTTTGTCGAAAGTGACGAGGATCTTTTGCCCATACTGCCGCAAGCCGACGTGATGCTCTGCGATACCTCATCCATCATGTTCGAGTTCATGTTCCTGGATCGTCCTGTGGTGACTTTCAGGACGAAAATGCCGGGCCCCTACCTCATTGATGTGGACAACGTTAGGGATGTAGAACCCGCTCTGGAAAAAGCGCTTAAATACCCGGGGGAGTTGATGGATGAGACTCGGAAATTGTGCGATGAATTGCACAGTTTCCGCGATGGCCATTCCAGTGGTCGTGTTCTGGATGCGGTGGATGATTTCCTGGTTAACAAACAGGCGGGATTAAGGCGAAAGCCTCTGAACTTACTCAGGAAGGTCAAGGTGAGGCGTCGCTTGCGAAGGGAGCTCAAAAAGCAGTCGGTAAGCAGCCAATGA
- a CDS encoding glycosyltransferase family 4 protein, whose protein sequence is MTNHQENTSLPAILCLTDACDRPETELFIGLKRAGFDVDVMCNPKGRNYQRLVDEGMVAQPMALESRFDKAGIAAIREQLAKKNYEIIHAYNPRALACGIKASKGTDIRIVAYRGVIGNISFLNPESWITFLHPRVSKIVCVADAIKDYLASLTFLWMRIPDSKLQRIYKGHDLDWYQAEPADLSEFGVQEGDFVVCCTGRNSPRKGFDVLVNAVGDLPKDVEVHLLLVGDVDKNDAIKELVANSPRSERIHFTGYRNDAPAIAAASDVFVLPSTEREGLPRAVIESMAYGVTPVVTGVGGMPELVEDGVSGLVVEPKSSAALARAIESLYRDRGLLAELGQAARNRIANAFHTSQTVLETGELYKSLTGRK, encoded by the coding sequence TTGACCAATCATCAGGAAAATACCTCGCTGCCTGCCATCCTGTGCCTGACAGATGCCTGCGACCGCCCGGAGACGGAGCTGTTTATCGGGTTGAAGAGGGCAGGCTTTGACGTCGATGTCATGTGTAATCCCAAAGGCCGGAACTATCAGCGCCTCGTTGATGAAGGAATGGTCGCGCAGCCCATGGCGTTGGAAAGTCGCTTCGACAAAGCCGGAATAGCCGCGATTCGGGAGCAGCTCGCGAAGAAAAACTACGAAATTATCCACGCCTACAACCCCAGAGCCCTGGCGTGCGGCATTAAAGCGTCCAAAGGGACCGATATCAGGATCGTTGCCTATCGTGGGGTTATCGGGAACATCAGTTTTCTGAACCCTGAATCCTGGATAACGTTCCTCCATCCCCGGGTCAGCAAGATTGTCTGCGTTGCCGATGCCATCAAAGATTATCTGGCGAGCCTGACGTTTCTCTGGATGCGGATTCCGGATTCGAAACTCCAGCGGATCTACAAGGGCCATGATCTGGACTGGTATCAGGCAGAGCCTGCGGACCTGAGTGAGTTTGGGGTACAGGAAGGGGATTTTGTTGTCTGTTGCACTGGGCGAAACTCTCCCAGAAAGGGATTTGATGTGCTGGTGAATGCTGTAGGAGACCTCCCGAAGGATGTCGAGGTTCATCTGCTACTGGTAGGCGACGTTGACAAGAATGATGCAATAAAAGAACTGGTTGCCAACTCGCCTCGCTCCGAAAGAATCCATTTTACTGGTTACCGAAACGATGCGCCTGCCATTGCAGCTGCCAGTGATGTATTTGTGCTGCCGTCCACGGAACGTGAAGGGTTGCCTCGGGCGGTGATTGAGTCCATGGCCTATGGTGTTACGCCGGTTGTGACCGGGGTGGGTGGAATGCCTGAGTTGGTTGAAGATGGTGTGAGCGGTCTGGTTGTCGAGCCAAAGAGCAGTGCCGCACTGGCCCGGGCTATTGAGTCTCTCTACCGTGATCGAGGGCTGTTGGCGGAGCTTGGGCAGGCTGCCAGGAACCGTATTGCGAACGCGTTTCACACCTCGCAAACCGTCCTTGAAACCGGCGAGCTTTACAAGTCATTGACAGGCAGGAAGTGA
- a CDS encoding 3-deoxy-D-manno-octulosonic acid kinase, with protein sequence MLIHPDYEGRVTVDWFSPEYWGKRAQPVSSGGRGGAWFIDADGSRLVLREYRRGGLVAKLSEKAYAFTRERDVRSFSEFRLLNQLDQMGLPVPRAVAAWYRKVSPVHYRAAIIIERLDETVPLAELITTLQAADWYALGQTIRRFHDHGVHHADLNCFNVLVRGETFYLIDFDKGQIRPPGSASSWKNANLERFARSLRKVAGEAAQKGVWDAFMNGYNGSHSA encoded by the coding sequence TTGCTCATACATCCGGATTATGAGGGACGAGTCACCGTCGACTGGTTCAGTCCCGAATACTGGGGAAAACGGGCCCAACCGGTCAGCAGTGGTGGCCGTGGGGGCGCCTGGTTTATCGATGCCGATGGAAGTCGGCTTGTGTTGCGGGAGTACCGCCGTGGTGGCCTCGTAGCCAAGCTATCCGAGAAGGCCTATGCCTTCACCCGTGAACGGGACGTGCGCTCGTTCTCAGAATTCCGGCTGTTGAATCAACTTGACCAGATGGGACTTCCGGTTCCCAGAGCAGTGGCTGCCTGGTACCGGAAGGTGTCACCGGTGCACTATCGGGCGGCCATTATCATTGAGCGGCTGGACGAGACGGTTCCTCTTGCCGAGTTGATAACGACGTTACAGGCCGCTGACTGGTATGCGCTGGGTCAGACCATTCGGCGCTTCCACGACCATGGTGTTCATCACGCCGATCTGAACTGTTTCAACGTTCTGGTCAGGGGAGAAACTTTCTATCTGATCGACTTCGACAAAGGACAGATTCGACCACCCGGATCGGCTTCCAGCTGGAAGAACGCCAACCTTGAACGATTTGCCAGATCCTTGAGAAAAGTGGCAGGTGAAGCCGCACAGAAAGGCGTCTGGGATGCTTTTATGAACGGATACAATGGGAGTCACTCCGCTTGA
- a CDS encoding glycosyltransferase family 9 protein has translation MKSICILRLSAIGDVTHVVPVVLSLQEQLPGVKITWVIGKIEAKLIGDLPGVEFVIFDKKAGRQGYSELRQKMKGRRFDALLHMQVAFRANLASACIPAKIRVGYDTARSKDLHSLFINRRIKPAQHQHVRDCLASFLEPLGLDPAPPRWMIPLTDSDHAFARQHLAEDRRNLVISPCASHTLRNWPARHYAHLADHAIRTHGMKVILVGSPAPFEADYCAAIESEMTENAHNICGQDTLKQLTALMTHADLVVAPDTGPAHIASAVGTDVLGLFAASNPDRSGPYNSLQWCVNRYPEALKQFTGKTVDEARWGAKAEFEGAMELVTVEDVTAMLDRWVESKANR, from the coding sequence ATGAAGTCGATCTGCATTCTCCGCCTGTCCGCCATTGGCGATGTCACGCACGTCGTTCCTGTGGTCCTGAGCCTCCAGGAACAGCTTCCGGGTGTAAAAATCACCTGGGTGATTGGCAAAATAGAAGCCAAGCTGATCGGTGACCTTCCCGGCGTCGAGTTCGTCATTTTTGACAAGAAGGCGGGCCGCCAAGGCTACTCGGAGCTGCGCCAGAAAATGAAAGGGCGCAGGTTTGATGCTTTGCTGCATATGCAGGTCGCCTTCCGAGCCAACCTGGCGTCCGCGTGCATTCCTGCGAAAATCCGGGTGGGCTACGATACAGCGCGGAGTAAGGACCTCCACAGCCTGTTCATCAACCGACGTATCAAGCCCGCTCAACATCAGCACGTCCGCGATTGCCTGGCGAGCTTTCTGGAACCACTCGGACTTGACCCCGCACCTCCACGCTGGATGATTCCACTGACCGACAGCGACCACGCCTTTGCCCGACAGCACCTGGCCGAGGACCGCCGGAATCTCGTGATCAGCCCGTGCGCCAGCCACACCCTGCGCAACTGGCCGGCAAGGCATTATGCCCACTTGGCCGACCACGCCATCCGAACCCACGGAATGAAGGTGATTCTGGTAGGCAGTCCGGCACCTTTCGAAGCCGATTATTGTGCCGCTATCGAATCCGAGATGACGGAAAATGCTCACAACATCTGCGGCCAGGACACCCTGAAGCAGCTCACCGCCCTGATGACACACGCCGATCTGGTGGTCGCTCCCGACACCGGCCCGGCCCACATAGCCAGTGCCGTGGGCACCGATGTCCTCGGGCTGTTCGCCGCCAGCAATCCCGACCGCTCAGGGCCTTACAACTCACTGCAGTGGTGCGTCAACCGTTACCCCGAGGCACTAAAGCAGTTCACCGGAAAGACGGTCGATGAGGCCAGATGGGGTGCCAAGGCAGAGTTTGAAGGGGCGATGGAACTGGTCACTGTGGAAGATGTGACCGCAATGCTGGATCGCTGGGTTGAGAGCAAAGCCAACCGCTGA
- a CDS encoding DUF6165 family protein codes for MADVIKVPVSFGEVLDKITILEIKSERIKDEAKVRNVRLELDELSATWNEAVKDQAAISDLRKQLKAVNEALWEIEDDIRDQEAEQDFGPRFIELARAVYVTNDKRAAIKKDVNLALGSRFVEEKSYQDYTAKK; via the coding sequence ATGGCAGACGTCATTAAAGTCCCCGTCTCCTTCGGCGAGGTCCTCGACAAGATTACGATCCTTGAAATCAAATCCGAGCGCATCAAGGATGAGGCAAAGGTTAGAAACGTGCGTCTGGAACTGGATGAGCTCAGCGCCACCTGGAACGAAGCCGTCAAGGACCAAGCCGCGATCTCGGACCTGAGAAAGCAGCTCAAGGCGGTGAATGAGGCGCTCTGGGAGATCGAGGACGACATTCGGGATCAGGAAGCCGAGCAGGATTTCGGGCCCCGCTTCATCGAACTGGCCCGGGCCGTTTACGTGACGAACGACAAGCGCGCCGCGATCAAGAAAGACGTTAACCTTGCCCTCGGTTCCCGGTTCGTGGAAGAGAAATCCTACCAGGATTACACCGCGAAGAAGTAA
- a CDS encoding branched-chain amino acid transaminase, translating to MSMADRDGLIWLDGEMVPWREAKTHVLTHTLHYGLGCFEGVRAYNTANGPAIFRLEDHTDRLFRSAHILNMKMPFSKDELNAAQCAAVRDNNLDEAYIRPMVFLGSEGMGLRADNLKVHVMVAAWSWPSYMSPEAKEIGIKVRTSSYTRHHVNITMCKAKANGNYINSMLALNEAIASGCEEALLLDNEGYVAEGSGENIFIIRDGVLHTPELTSCLEGITRQTILDFASELNIPVKERRITRDEVYIAEEAFFTGTAAEVLPIRELDGRVIGAGKRGPVTEKLQGMYFDAVKGKLDAHKGWLTPVSG from the coding sequence ATGTCGATGGCTGATCGCGATGGCCTTATTTGGCTGGATGGTGAAATGGTTCCCTGGCGGGAAGCCAAAACCCACGTGCTGACCCATACCCTGCATTACGGCCTGGGCTGTTTTGAAGGTGTGCGGGCCTATAATACCGCGAACGGTCCTGCCATTTTTCGTCTGGAAGACCATACCGATCGGCTCTTCCGCTCTGCCCACATCCTCAACATGAAGATGCCGTTCAGCAAGGATGAACTCAACGCGGCCCAATGCGCGGCCGTTCGGGACAACAACCTTGATGAAGCTTACATCCGGCCCATGGTGTTCCTGGGATCTGAGGGCATGGGACTTCGGGCCGACAACCTGAAGGTTCATGTGATGGTCGCCGCCTGGAGCTGGCCGTCTTACATGTCGCCGGAAGCCAAGGAGATAGGGATCAAGGTGCGGACCTCGTCCTACACCCGTCACCACGTCAACATCACCATGTGCAAGGCGAAGGCAAACGGCAACTACATCAACTCCATGCTGGCGCTGAACGAAGCGATTGCCAGTGGCTGTGAGGAAGCATTGCTGCTCGATAACGAGGGCTATGTTGCCGAAGGCTCGGGCGAGAATATCTTCATCATTCGCGACGGTGTCCTGCATACGCCAGAGCTGACCTCCTGCCTCGAGGGTATTACCCGCCAGACCATCCTCGACTTTGCCAGCGAATTGAACATCCCGGTCAAAGAGCGCCGGATCACCCGGGATGAGGTGTACATCGCTGAAGAGGCCTTCTTCACGGGCACCGCCGCAGAAGTACTGCCGATTCGCGAGCTAGACGGCCGGGTGATTGGCGCCGGCAAACGCGGTCCGGTAACCGAGAAGCTGCAGGGAATGTACTTCGATGCGGTCAAGGGCAAGCTGGACGCTCACAAAGGCTGGTTGACGCCGGTTAGCGGCTGA